A window of Gasterosteus aculeatus chromosome 9, fGasAcu3.hap1.1, whole genome shotgun sequence contains these coding sequences:
- the LOC120813222 gene encoding cell adhesion molecule CEACAM6-like isoform X6 codes for MTNKPGEKYTGSPGVTLSVTDSGLQVQVRRSDSTWLELTCHSSCVLSDRAEYVWYKNEENIETGSSLLVSSGSTDRYSCYLIGSSGEDSPAVYGPQRPSVSVSPSAEMLEGDSVTLTCSADANPAASYTWYKEDGTSDPRLLSEEPQLVFSSIQSSDSGNYSCTAENQLGRKTSDFISIDVKYGPQRPSVSVSPSAEMLEGDSVTLTCSTDANPAANYTWYKEHEDSPRASGQIFTITDFTAEHSGNYYCEAQNEMGRSNSTLLLITESAVGRTTRIIHITRWTLVSVMLILLLVFCLWTRKKKAVSSTTEPHESREAVEMDLHPEYEDLSDMAAQREDPEEQEDQV; via the exons ggttcacctggagtcactttgtctgtcacag attcaggtctccaggtgcaggtgagaagatcagattctacctggttggagctgacgtgtcacagcagctgtgttctgtcTGATCGTGCTGAATACGTCTGGTACAAGAATGAAGAGAACATCGAGACAGGATCTTCTCTTctagtctcctctggttctacagACAGATATTCCTGTTATTTAATTGGATCTTCTGGTGAAGattctcctgcagtgt atggtccacagcgtccctctgtgtcagtgagtccctctgctgagatgctggagggcgattcagtgactctgacctgtagcgctgatgctaacccagcagctagctacacctggtacaaAGAGGATGGAACGTCAGACCCTCGTCTTCTCAGTGAAGAACCTCAGCtggtcttcagctccatccagtcctctgactctggaaattattcctgtacagctgagaaccagctggggaggaagacgtctgacttcatctctatcgatgtgaaat atggtccacagcgtccctctgtgtcagtgagtccctctgctgagatgctggagggcgattcagtgactctgacctgtagcactgatgctaacccagcagctaactacacctggtacaaggagcatgaagactcaccacgagcatcaggacagatcttcaccatcactgacttcacagctgaacacagtgggaattattactgtgaagCCCAGAACGAGATGGGACGTAGTAACTCCACCTTACTTCTGATTACTGAGTCTG ctgttggtaGAACAACAAGGATAATTCACATCACCAGGTGGACTCTGGTCTCTGTGATGCTGATTCTTCTGcttgtcttctgtctgtggaCGAG gaagaagaaagctgTGAGCTCCACCACTGAACCACATGAGTCCAGAGAGGCTGTGGAG ATGGACCTTCATCCTGAGTATGAGGACCTCTCAGACatggcagcacagagagaagacccagaggagcaggaggaccagGTGTGA
- the LOC120813222 gene encoding cell adhesion molecule CEACAM5-like isoform X2 produces the protein MSPSAGGLVVFLLSVQVIQSQDGWGVNYLKTDICAAKGSTVDIICDYTHTPGIRYYDIKNRFWFTKEKDGEPVDLTTDSEYSGRVTDRCYSKTCYLIIKDLRESDSAEYKLTLMTNKPGEKYTGSPGVTLCVTGLQVKVRRSDSTWLELTCHSSCVLPDHPEYVWYKNGEIIETGSSLPVSSGSTDRYSCYLIGSSGEDSPAVYGPQRPSVSASPSAEMLEGDSVTLTCSADANPAASYTWYKQDGTSDPRLLSKEPQLVFSSIQSSDSGNYSCTAENQLGRKTSDFISINVKYGPQRPSVSVSPSAEMLEGDSVTLTCSTDANPAASYTWYKEHEDSPRASGQIFTITDFTAEHSGNYYCEAQNEMGRSNSTLLLITESAVDGTTRIIHITRWTLVSVMLIVLLLFCLWTRKKKAVSSTTEPHESREAVEMDLHPEYEDLSDMAAQREDPEEQEDQV, from the exons atgagtccatcagccggtggattagtcgtcttccttctctctgtacaag tgatacagagtcaGGATGGATGGGGAGTGAATTACCTCAAGACTGACATCTGTGCTGCAAAAGGATCAACAGTGGATATAATCtgtgactacacacacacacctggaataCGTTACTATGATATAAAGAACAGATTCTGGTTcactaaagagaaagatggtgaacctgtGGATCTGACAACAGACTCTGAGTATTCAGGCCGTGTGACGGACAGATGTTATAGTAAGACTTGTTATCTGATCATCAAAGACCtgagagagagcgactcagCTGAGTACAAACTCACATTGATGACAAACAaaccaggagagaaatatactggttcacctggagtcactttgtgtgtcacag gtctccaggtgaaggtgagaagatcagattctacctggttggagctgacgtgtcacagcagctgtgttctgcCTGATCATCCTGAATACGTCTGGTACAAGAATGGAGAGATCATCGAGACAGGATCTTCTCTTCCagtctcctctggttctacagACAGATATTCCTGTTATTTAATTGGATCTTCTGGTGAAGattctcctgcagtgt atggtccacagcgtccctctgtgtcagcgagtccctctgctgagatgctggagggcgattcagtgactctgacctgtagcgctgatgctaacccagcagctagctacacctggtacaagcaGGATGGAACGTCAGACCCTCGTCTTCTCAGTAAAGAACCTCAGCtggtcttcagctccatccagtcctctgactctggaaattattcctgtacagctgagaaccagctggggaggaagacgtctgaCTTCATCTCTATCAAcgtgaaat atggtccacagcgtccctctgtgtcagtgagtccctctgctgagatgctggagggcgattcagtgactctgacctgtagcactgatgctaacccagcagctagctacacctggtacaaggagcatgaagactcaccacgagcatcaggacagatcttcaccatcactgacttcacagctgaacacagtgggaattattactgtgaagCCCAGAACGAGATGGGACGTAGTAACTCCACCTTACTTCTGATTACTGAGTCTG ctgttgATGGAACAACAAGGATAATTCACATCACCAGGTGGACTCTGGTCTCTGTGATGCTGATTGTTCTGCTTCTCTTTTGTCTGTGGACGAG gaagaagaaagctgTGAGCTCCACCACTGAACCACATGAGTCCAGAGAGGCTGTGGAG ATGGACCTTCATCCTGAGTATGAGGACCTCTCAGACatggcagcacagagagaagacccagaggagcaggaggaccagGTGTGA
- the LOC120813222 gene encoding B-cell receptor CD22-like isoform X5 yields the protein MSPSAGGLVVFLLSVQDGPQRPSVSVSPSAEMLEGDSVTLTCSADANPAASYTWYKEDGTSDPRLLSEEPQLVFSSIQSSDSGNYSCTAENQLGRKTSDFISIDVKYGPQRPSVSASPSAEMLEGDSVTLTCSADANPAASYTWYKQDGTSDPRLLSKEPQLVFSSIQSSDSGNYSCTAENQLGRKTSDFISINVKYGPQRPSVSVSPSAEMLEGDSVTLTCSTDANPAASYTWYKEHEDSPRASGQIFTITDFTAEHSGNYYCEAQNEMGRSNSTLLLITESAVDGTTRIIHITRWTLVSVMLIVLLLFCLWTRKKKAVSSTTEPHESREAVEMDLHPEYEDLSDMAAQREDPEEQEDQV from the exons atggtccacagcgtccctctgtgtcagtgagtccctctgctgagatgctggagggcgattcagtgactctgacctgtagcgctgatgctaacccagcagctagctacacctggtacaaAGAGGATGGAACGTCAGACCCTCGTCTTCTCAGTGAAGAACCTCAGCtggtcttcagctccatccagtcctctgactctggaaattattcctgtacagctgagaaccagctggggaggaagacgtctgacttcatctctatcgatgtgaaat atggtccacagcgtccctctgtgtcagcgagtccctctgctgagatgctggagggcgattcagtgactctgacctgtagcgctgatgctaacccagcagctagctacacctggtacaagcaGGATGGAACGTCAGACCCTCGTCTTCTCAGTAAAGAACCTCAGCtggtcttcagctccatccagtcctctgactctggaaattattcctgtacagctgagaaccagctggggaggaagacgtctgaCTTCATCTCTATCAAcgtgaaat atggtccacagcgtccctctgtgtcagtgagtccctctgctgagatgctggagggcgattcagtgactctgacctgtagcactgatgctaacccagcagctagctacacctggtacaaggagcatgaagactcaccacgagcatcaggacagatcttcaccatcactgacttcacagctgaacacagtgggaattattactgtgaagCCCAGAACGAGATGGGACGTAGTAACTCCACCTTACTTCTGATTACTGAGTCTG ctgttgATGGAACAACAAGGATAATTCACATCACCAGGTGGACTCTGGTCTCTGTGATGCTGATTGTTCTGCTTCTCTTTTGTCTGTGGACGAG gaagaagaaagctgTGAGCTCCACCACTGAACCACATGAGTCCAGAGAGGCTGTGGAG ATGGACCTTCATCCTGAGTATGAGGACCTCTCAGACatggcagcacagagagaagacccagaggagcaggaggaccagGTGTGA
- the LOC120813222 gene encoding cell adhesion molecule CEACAM6-like isoform X7 encodes MTNKPGEKYTGSPGVTLSVTGLQVQVRRSDSTWLELTCHSSCVLSDRAEYVWYKNEENIETGSSLLVSSGSTDRYSCYLIGSSGEDSPAVYGPQRPSVSVSPSAEMLEGDSVTLTCSADANPAASYTWYKEDGTSDPRLLSEEPQLVFSSIQSSDSGNYSCTAENQLGRKTSDFISIDVKYGPQRPSVSVSPSAEMLEGDSVTLTCSTDANPAANYTWYKEHEDSPRASGQIFTITDFTAEHSGNYYCEAQNEMGRSNSTLLLITESAVGRTTRIIHITRWTLVSVMLILLLVFCLWTRKKKAVSSTTEPHESREAVEMDLHPEYEDLSDMAAQREDPEEQEDQV; translated from the exons ggttcacctggagtcactttgtctgtcacag gtctccaggtgcaggtgagaagatcagattctacctggttggagctgacgtgtcacagcagctgtgttctgtcTGATCGTGCTGAATACGTCTGGTACAAGAATGAAGAGAACATCGAGACAGGATCTTCTCTTctagtctcctctggttctacagACAGATATTCCTGTTATTTAATTGGATCTTCTGGTGAAGattctcctgcagtgt atggtccacagcgtccctctgtgtcagtgagtccctctgctgagatgctggagggcgattcagtgactctgacctgtagcgctgatgctaacccagcagctagctacacctggtacaaAGAGGATGGAACGTCAGACCCTCGTCTTCTCAGTGAAGAACCTCAGCtggtcttcagctccatccagtcctctgactctggaaattattcctgtacagctgagaaccagctggggaggaagacgtctgacttcatctctatcgatgtgaaat atggtccacagcgtccctctgtgtcagtgagtccctctgctgagatgctggagggcgattcagtgactctgacctgtagcactgatgctaacccagcagctaactacacctggtacaaggagcatgaagactcaccacgagcatcaggacagatcttcaccatcactgacttcacagctgaacacagtgggaattattactgtgaagCCCAGAACGAGATGGGACGTAGTAACTCCACCTTACTTCTGATTACTGAGTCTG ctgttggtaGAACAACAAGGATAATTCACATCACCAGGTGGACTCTGGTCTCTGTGATGCTGATTCTTCTGcttgtcttctgtctgtggaCGAG gaagaagaaagctgTGAGCTCCACCACTGAACCACATGAGTCCAGAGAGGCTGTGGAG ATGGACCTTCATCCTGAGTATGAGGACCTCTCAGACatggcagcacagagagaagacccagaggagcaggaggaccagGTGTGA
- the LOC120813222 gene encoding B-cell receptor CD22-like isoform X8, whose amino-acid sequence MSPSAGGLVVFLLSVQDGPQRPSVSASPSAEMLEGDSVTLTCSADANPAASYTWYKQDGTSDPRLLSKEPQLVFSSIQSSDSGNYSCTAENQLGRKTSDFISINVKYGPQRPSVSVSPSAEMLEGDSVTLTCSTDANPAASYTWYKEHEDSPRASGQIFTITDFTAEHSGNYYCEAQNEMGRSNSTLLLITESAVDGTTRIIHITRWTLVSVMLIVLLLFCLWTRKKKAVSSTTEPHESREAVEMDLHPEYEDLSDMAAQREDPEEQEDQV is encoded by the exons atgagtccatcagccggtggattagtcgtcttccttctctctgtacaag atggtccacagcgtccctctgtgtcagcgagtccctctgctgagatgctggagggcgattcagtgactctgacctgtagcgctgatgctaacccagcagctagctacacctggtacaagcaGGATGGAACGTCAGACCCTCGTCTTCTCAGTAAAGAACCTCAGCtggtcttcagctccatccagtcctctgactctggaaattattcctgtacagctgagaaccagctggggaggaagacgtctgaCTTCATCTCTATCAAcgtgaaat atggtccacagcgtccctctgtgtcagtgagtccctctgctgagatgctggagggcgattcagtgactctgacctgtagcactgatgctaacccagcagctagctacacctggtacaaggagcatgaagactcaccacgagcatcaggacagatcttcaccatcactgacttcacagctgaacacagtgggaattattactgtgaagCCCAGAACGAGATGGGACGTAGTAACTCCACCTTACTTCTGATTACTGAGTCTG ctgttgATGGAACAACAAGGATAATTCACATCACCAGGTGGACTCTGGTCTCTGTGATGCTGATTGTTCTGCTTCTCTTTTGTCTGTGGACGAG gaagaagaaagctgTGAGCTCCACCACTGAACCACATGAGTCCAGAGAGGCTGTGGAG ATGGACCTTCATCCTGAGTATGAGGACCTCTCAGACatggcagcacagagagaagacccagaggagcaggaggaccagGTGTGA
- the LOC120813222 gene encoding B-cell receptor CD22-like isoform X4, whose protein sequence is MTNKPGEKYTGSPGVTLSVTGLQVQVRRSDSTWLELTCHSSCVLSDRAEYVWYKNEENIETGSSLLVSSGSTDRYSCYLIGSSGEDSPAVYGPQRPSVSVSPSAEMLEGDSVTLTCSADANPAASYTWYKEDGTSDPRLLSEEPQLVFSSIQSSDSGNYSCTAENQLGRKTSDFISIDVKYGPQRPSVSASPSAEMLEGDSVTLTCSADANPAASYTWYKQDGTSDPRLLSKEPQLVFSSIQSSDSGNYSCTAENQLGRKTSDFISINVKYGPQRPSVSVSPSAEMLEGDSVTLTCSTDANPAASYTWYKEHEDSPRASGQIFTITDFTAEHSGNYYCEAQNEMGRSNSTLLLITESAVDGTTRIIHITRWTLVSVMLIVLLLFCLWTRKKKAVSSTTEPHESREAVEMDLHPEYEDLSDMAAQREDPEEQEDQV, encoded by the exons ggttcacctggagtcactttgtctgtcacag gtctccaggtgcaggtgagaagatcagattctacctggttggagctgacgtgtcacagcagctgtgttctgtcTGATCGTGCTGAATACGTCTGGTACAAGAATGAAGAGAACATCGAGACAGGATCTTCTCTTctagtctcctctggttctacagACAGATATTCCTGTTATTTAATTGGATCTTCTGGTGAAGattctcctgcagtgt atggtccacagcgtccctctgtgtcagtgagtccctctgctgagatgctggagggcgattcagtgactctgacctgtagcgctgatgctaacccagcagctagctacacctggtacaaAGAGGATGGAACGTCAGACCCTCGTCTTCTCAGTGAAGAACCTCAGCtggtcttcagctccatccagtcctctgactctggaaattattcctgtacagctgagaaccagctggggaggaagacgtctgacttcatctctatcgatgtgaaat atggtccacagcgtccctctgtgtcagcgagtccctctgctgagatgctggagggcgattcagtgactctgacctgtagcgctgatgctaacccagcagctagctacacctggtacaagcaGGATGGAACGTCAGACCCTCGTCTTCTCAGTAAAGAACCTCAGCtggtcttcagctccatccagtcctctgactctggaaattattcctgtacagctgagaaccagctggggaggaagacgtctgaCTTCATCTCTATCAAcgtgaaat atggtccacagcgtccctctgtgtcagtgagtccctctgctgagatgctggagggcgattcagtgactctgacctgtagcactgatgctaacccagcagctagctacacctggtacaaggagcatgaagactcaccacgagcatcaggacagatcttcaccatcactgacttcacagctgaacacagtgggaattattactgtgaagCCCAGAACGAGATGGGACGTAGTAACTCCACCTTACTTCTGATTACTGAGTCTG ctgttgATGGAACAACAAGGATAATTCACATCACCAGGTGGACTCTGGTCTCTGTGATGCTGATTGTTCTGCTTCTCTTTTGTCTGTGGACGAG gaagaagaaagctgTGAGCTCCACCACTGAACCACATGAGTCCAGAGAGGCTGTGGAG ATGGACCTTCATCCTGAGTATGAGGACCTCTCAGACatggcagcacagagagaagacccagaggagcaggaggaccagGTGTGA
- the LOC120813222 gene encoding sialoadhesin-like isoform X1, producing the protein MSPSAGGLVVFLLSVQVIQSQDGWGVNYLKTDICAAKGSTVDIICDYTHTPGIRYYDIKNRFWFTKEKDGEPVDLTTDSEYSGRVTDRCYSKTCYLIIKDLRESDSAEYKLTLMTNKPGEKYTGSPGVTLCVTDSGLQVKVRRSDSTWLELTCHSSCVLPDHPEYVWYKNGEIIETGSSLPVSSGSTDRYSCYLIGSSGEDSPAVYGPQRPSVSASPSAEMLEGDSVTLTCSADANPAASYTWYKQDGTSDPRLLSKEPQLVFSSIQSSDSGNYSCTAENQLGRKTSDFISINVKYGPQRPSVSVSPSAEMLEGDSVTLTCSTDANPAASYTWYKEHEDSPRASGQIFTITDFTAEHSGNYYCEAQNEMGRSNSTLLLITESAVDGTTRIIHITRWTLVSVMLIVLLLFCLWTRKKKAVSSTTEPHESREAVEMDLHPEYEDLSDMAAQREDPEEQEDQV; encoded by the exons atgagtccatcagccggtggattagtcgtcttccttctctctgtacaag tgatacagagtcaGGATGGATGGGGAGTGAATTACCTCAAGACTGACATCTGTGCTGCAAAAGGATCAACAGTGGATATAATCtgtgactacacacacacacctggaataCGTTACTATGATATAAAGAACAGATTCTGGTTcactaaagagaaagatggtgaacctgtGGATCTGACAACAGACTCTGAGTATTCAGGCCGTGTGACGGACAGATGTTATAGTAAGACTTGTTATCTGATCATCAAAGACCtgagagagagcgactcagCTGAGTACAAACTCACATTGATGACAAACAaaccaggagagaaatatactggttcacctggagtcactttgtgtgtcacag attcaggtctccaggtgaaggtgagaagatcagattctacctggttggagctgacgtgtcacagcagctgtgttctgcCTGATCATCCTGAATACGTCTGGTACAAGAATGGAGAGATCATCGAGACAGGATCTTCTCTTCCagtctcctctggttctacagACAGATATTCCTGTTATTTAATTGGATCTTCTGGTGAAGattctcctgcagtgt atggtccacagcgtccctctgtgtcagcgagtccctctgctgagatgctggagggcgattcagtgactctgacctgtagcgctgatgctaacccagcagctagctacacctggtacaagcaGGATGGAACGTCAGACCCTCGTCTTCTCAGTAAAGAACCTCAGCtggtcttcagctccatccagtcctctgactctggaaattattcctgtacagctgagaaccagctggggaggaagacgtctgaCTTCATCTCTATCAAcgtgaaat atggtccacagcgtccctctgtgtcagtgagtccctctgctgagatgctggagggcgattcagtgactctgacctgtagcactgatgctaacccagcagctagctacacctggtacaaggagcatgaagactcaccacgagcatcaggacagatcttcaccatcactgacttcacagctgaacacagtgggaattattactgtgaagCCCAGAACGAGATGGGACGTAGTAACTCCACCTTACTTCTGATTACTGAGTCTG ctgttgATGGAACAACAAGGATAATTCACATCACCAGGTGGACTCTGGTCTCTGTGATGCTGATTGTTCTGCTTCTCTTTTGTCTGTGGACGAG gaagaagaaagctgTGAGCTCCACCACTGAACCACATGAGTCCAGAGAGGCTGTGGAG ATGGACCTTCATCCTGAGTATGAGGACCTCTCAGACatggcagcacagagagaagacccagaggagcaggaggaccagGTGTGA
- the LOC120813222 gene encoding B-cell receptor CD22-like isoform X3: protein MTNKPGEKYTGSPGVTLSVTDSGLQVQVRRSDSTWLELTCHSSCVLSDRAEYVWYKNEENIETGSSLLVSSGSTDRYSCYLIGSSGEDSPAVYGPQRPSVSVSPSAEMLEGDSVTLTCSADANPAASYTWYKEDGTSDPRLLSEEPQLVFSSIQSSDSGNYSCTAENQLGRKTSDFISIDVKYGPQRPSVSASPSAEMLEGDSVTLTCSADANPAASYTWYKQDGTSDPRLLSKEPQLVFSSIQSSDSGNYSCTAENQLGRKTSDFISINVKYGPQRPSVSVSPSAEMLEGDSVTLTCSTDANPAASYTWYKEHEDSPRASGQIFTITDFTAEHSGNYYCEAQNEMGRSNSTLLLITESAVDGTTRIIHITRWTLVSVMLIVLLLFCLWTRKKKAVSSTTEPHESREAVEMDLHPEYEDLSDMAAQREDPEEQEDQV from the exons ggttcacctggagtcactttgtctgtcacag attcaggtctccaggtgcaggtgagaagatcagattctacctggttggagctgacgtgtcacagcagctgtgttctgtcTGATCGTGCTGAATACGTCTGGTACAAGAATGAAGAGAACATCGAGACAGGATCTTCTCTTctagtctcctctggttctacagACAGATATTCCTGTTATTTAATTGGATCTTCTGGTGAAGattctcctgcagtgt atggtccacagcgtccctctgtgtcagtgagtccctctgctgagatgctggagggcgattcagtgactctgacctgtagcgctgatgctaacccagcagctagctacacctggtacaaAGAGGATGGAACGTCAGACCCTCGTCTTCTCAGTGAAGAACCTCAGCtggtcttcagctccatccagtcctctgactctggaaattattcctgtacagctgagaaccagctggggaggaagacgtctgacttcatctctatcgatgtgaaat atggtccacagcgtccctctgtgtcagcgagtccctctgctgagatgctggagggcgattcagtgactctgacctgtagcgctgatgctaacccagcagctagctacacctggtacaagcaGGATGGAACGTCAGACCCTCGTCTTCTCAGTAAAGAACCTCAGCtggtcttcagctccatccagtcctctgactctggaaattattcctgtacagctgagaaccagctggggaggaagacgtctgaCTTCATCTCTATCAAcgtgaaat atggtccacagcgtccctctgtgtcagtgagtccctctgctgagatgctggagggcgattcagtgactctgacctgtagcactgatgctaacccagcagctagctacacctggtacaaggagcatgaagactcaccacgagcatcaggacagatcttcaccatcactgacttcacagctgaacacagtgggaattattactgtgaagCCCAGAACGAGATGGGACGTAGTAACTCCACCTTACTTCTGATTACTGAGTCTG ctgttgATGGAACAACAAGGATAATTCACATCACCAGGTGGACTCTGGTCTCTGTGATGCTGATTGTTCTGCTTCTCTTTTGTCTGTGGACGAG gaagaagaaagctgTGAGCTCCACCACTGAACCACATGAGTCCAGAGAGGCTGTGGAG ATGGACCTTCATCCTGAGTATGAGGACCTCTCAGACatggcagcacagagagaagacccagaggagcaggaggaccagGTGTGA